The following coding sequences lie in one Catharus ustulatus isolate bCatUst1 chromosome 5, bCatUst1.pri.v2, whole genome shotgun sequence genomic window:
- the MED28 gene encoding mediator of RNA polymerase II transcription subunit 28 produces the protein MAGALGGMFGSQGPGPPPPGPPGPPGLIPPPAGPRNPNNTLVDELEASFEACFASLVSQDYVNGTDQEEIRTGVDQCIQKFLDVARQTECFFLQKRLQLSVQKPEQVIKEDVSELRNELQRKEALIQKHLSKLRHWQQVLEDISVQHKKPAEMPQGPLAYLEQASANIPAPMKQT, from the exons ATGGCGGGCGCGCTGGGCGGGATGTTCGGCTCCCAGGGCCCGGGGCCACCGCCACCGGGGCCTCCCGGCCCGCCCGGTCTCATCCCgccgcccgcggggccgcgcaACCCCAACAACACGCTGGTGGACGAGCTGGAAGCGTCCTTCGAG GCCTGCTTCGCCTCGCTGGTGAGCCAGGACTATGTGAACGGCACGGACCAGGAGGAGATCCGCACCG GTGTTGATCAGTGCATCCAGAAGTTTCTGGATGTTGCAAGACAAACTGAATGCTTTTTTCTACAAAAAAGACTGCAGCTGTCAGTCCAGAAACCAGAACAAGTAATTAAAGAG GATGTTTCAGAATTAAGAAATGAATTGCAGAGAAAAGAAGCATTAATTCAGAAGCATTTGAGTAAACTGCGACACTGGCAACAGGTCCTAGAAGACATCAGTGTACAGCACAAAAAGCCTGCAGAAATGCCTCAAGGTCCATTAGCTTACCTAGAACAAGCATCTGCGAATATTCCTGCTCCAATGAAGCAAACATAA